In the genome of Pempheris klunzingeri isolate RE-2024b chromosome 11, fPemKlu1.hap1, whole genome shotgun sequence, one region contains:
- the LOC139209770 gene encoding glutamate receptor-interacting protein 2-like — protein sequence MNMSARVVFGKGRFSPKQLSFAFPQTESLRKGSRSAGGKRRMFSFSLRCRLGIIRGRAKDEGPYSKGSKESGSTDQSHLSQRRSFSAEEHRGVTTVDLMKREGSSLGLTISGGSDKDGKPRVSNLRPGGLAARSDQLNVGDYIKSVNGINLSKLRHDEIISLLKNIGERVVLEVEYELPPFVQTPSGVLTKTIEVCLHKEGNSFGFVMRGGFHEDWRRSRPLVVTYVRPGGPADREGTLKAGDRVLSIDGMPLNRERHADALTMLMQSGQEALFLIEYDVSVMEAVQQASGPLLVEIVRGLSASLGISLTTTIYKSKQVIIIDKIKAASVVERCGALHVGDILLSIDGTSTEHCSLMEATQLLASTSDAVKLEILPVNQSRLPVRPQDTVKVQKSNHHHWDQSSNYCHPPHASHGKTWSSPSHPHNQQDHCKSLVSGGFSPSSTATSGFSSQGSNTLPCPIPPIAPTSPRSSTGRRRNRKKDHKSSLSLASSSVGPGGQVFHVETSEVVLRGDPLTGFGIQLQGGVFATETLSAPPVIRFIEPDSPAERCGLLQVGDRLLSINGIPTEDGTLEEAHQLLRDSALANKVTVEIEFDVAESVVPSSGTFHVKLPKRRGVELGITISASKKPGKPLIISDIRKGSIAHRTGTLEPGDRLLAIDSVRLENCTMEDAMHVLQQAEDMVKLRIQKDEDNIDELEMSGSIIYTVELKRYNGPLGITISGTEEPFDPIVISGLTKKGLAERTGAIHIGDRVLAINGVSLKGKPLSEAIHLLQMAGESVTLKIKKQADHSDGRQPPDREAGFLSDTEDDLTDFQKTSKHSEIYSATVPSIDSAMSSWDSSGFDAGYGSQGTYLHKTSDILLNPNEWRRTKHRSQTSSSSAGLAHHTALYDGRFTEDEWDKIPGFVSPPRCHGTLNQEDSFWSQALQDLETCGQSEILRELEASMTGSALSLYLEETKTDDDSMFQSEISPIKREEIHAESKNKSNLNMLTGAKDVPSRGKGDPSEILSPTTLALHKVSIRKDLESHDFGFSVSDGLLEKGVYVNMIRPDGPADEAGLKPFDRILQVNRVRTRDLDCCLTVPLIIEAGDSLDLVISRNPLAAADTGLPDDCDDPSNTLFCFPERRTNSIAL from the exons ATGAAGGACCATACTCAAAAGGGAGCAAGGAGTCCGGGTCAACTGACCAATCACATTTGTCCCAGAGGCGCAGCTTCTCAG CAGAGGAGCACCGAGGAGTGACCACGGTGGACCTGATGAAAAGGGAAGGCAGCAGCCTTGGCCTCACCATCTCCGGAGGCTCTGATAAGGACGGCAAGCCCAGAGTGTCAAACCTACGGCCAGGTGGGCTAGCTGCCAG GAGTGACCAGCTGAATGTAGGAGACTACATCAAGTCAGTGAATGGCATCAACCTGTCGAAGCTTCGCCACGATGAGATTATCAGCCTGCTGAAGAACATTGGAGAGCGAGTGGTGCTGGAGGTGGAGTACGAGCTGCCTCCATTTG TCCAGACCCCCTCAGGAGTCTTAACCAAAACCATAGAGGTGTGCTTACACAAGGAGGGAAACAGCTTTGGGTTTGTCATGAGAG gaGGCTTCCATGAGGACTGGCGCAGGTCTCGTCCTCTGGTGGTTACATATGTCAGGCCAGGAGGTCCCGCTGACAG AGAGGGCACTTTGAAGGCCGGAGACCGAGTATTGAGCATAGACGGGATGCCTTTAAACAGAGAGAGGCACGCTGACGCTTTGACCATGCTGATGCAGAGCGGCCAGGAAGCTCTGTTCCTGATTGAGTATGACGTCTCTGTCAtgg AGGCAGTGCAGCAAGCCTCAGGCCCTCTGCTGGTGGAGATAGTGAGAGGTCTCTCAGCCAGCCTGGGGATCAGCCTCACTACAACAATATACAAGAGTAaacaagttattattattgacaAGATAAAAGCAGCCAGCGTGGTGGAAAG GTGTGGAGCACTGCATGTAGGTGACATCCTTCTGTCCATAGACGGGACCAGCACCGAGCACTGCTCACTGATGGAGGCCACGCAGCTACTCGCCAGCACTTCTGATGCCGTAAAACTGGAGATCCTCCCAGTCAATCAGAGCAGACTTCCTGTCAGGCCGCAAGACACAG TAAAAGTGCAGAAGAGCAACCATCATCACTGGGACCAAAGCAGCAACTACTGCCATCCCCCACATGCCAGCCACGGCAAGACATGGAGCAGCCCAAGCCACCCACACAACCAGCAGGACCACTGCAAAT CTCTGGTGAGTGGTGGCTTCTCCCCTTCCTCCACAGCCACCTCAGGCTTCAGCAGCCAGGGCAGCAACACGCTGCCCTGCCCCATCCCTCCGATCGCTCCCACCAGCCCCCGCAGCTCGACtggcaggaggaggaacaggaagaaGGATCACAAGAGCTCAC TATCTCTGGCCTCTAGTTCTGTCGGCCCAGGGGGGCAGGTTTTTCATGTGGAAACAAGCGAGGTCGTCCTGAGGGGGGATCCGCTCACAGGTTTTGGGATCCAGCTGCAGGGGGGTGTCTTTGCCACAGAGACCCTGTCCGCTCCCCCAGTCATCCGCTTTATTGAGCCCGACAGCCCAGCTGAGAG GTGTGGGCTGCTGCAGGTTGGGGACAGGCTGTTGTCCATTAATGGGATCCCGACTGAAGATGGCACTTTGGAGGAAGCCCATCAGCTGCTCAGAGACTCTGCTCTGGCCAACAAGGTCACAGTGGAGATTGAGTTTGATGTTGCAG AGTCTGTGGTTCCCAGCAGCGGCACCTTCCACGTGAAGCTACccaagaggagaggagtggagctGGGGATTACCATCAGTG CAAGTAAGAAACCTGGCAAGCCCCTCATCATCTCTGACATCAGAAAAGGAAGCATAGCACACAG AACAGGCACTCTGGAGCCTGGAGACCGGCTGCTGGCCATCGACAGCGTGCGTCTGGAGAACTGCACCATGGAGGACGCCATGCACGTCCTGCAGCAGGCCGAGGACATGGTCAAACTCCGAATCCAGAAAGATGAGGACAACATTG ATGAGTTGGAGATGTCAGGCTCTATAATCTACACAGTTGAGCTGAAGAGATATAATGGACCACTGGGCATCACAATTTCTGGCACAGAGGAGCCCTTTGACCCCATCGTCATTTCTGGCCTCACCAAGAAAGGCCTGGCggagag GACCGGGGCTATTCATATAGGGGACCGAGTCCTGGCCATCAATGGGGTCAGTCTGAAAGGAAAGCCACTGAGCGAGGCCATCCATCTCCTGCAAATGGCCGGGGAGTCGGTCACCCTCAAGATAAAAAAACAAGCCGACC ACTCTGATGGCCGGCAGCCTCCAGACAGAGAAGCGGGGTTTTTAAGTGACACAGAGGATGACCTGACCGACTTCCAGAAGACCAGTAAACACTCTGAGATCTACTCTGCCACCGTGCCCAGTATAGACTCTGCAATGAGCTCCTGGGATAGCTCAGGGTTTGACGCCGGCTATGGTAGCCAAG ggACATATCTTCACAAAACATCCGATATATTGCTCAATCCAAACGAGTGGCGGCGAACAAAGCACAGGAGCCAAACCAGTTCCAGCTCTGCAGGCCTAGCCCACCACACAGCACTGTATGATGGGAGATTCACTGAGGATGAGTGGGATAAGATACCTGG ATTCGTCAGCCCCCCTCGTTGCCATGGCACCCTGAACCAGGAAGACAGCTTCTGGTCCCAGGCTCTGCAGGACCTCGAGACCTGCGGCCAGTCAGAGATTCTCAGGGAGCTGGAG gCATCCATGACTGGTAGCGCTCTTAGTCTGTACCTAGAAGAGACCAAGACCGACGACGACTCAATGTTTCAGTCTGAAATTAGTCCCATTAAGAGGGAGGAAATCCATGCCGAGTCTAAGAACAAAAGCAACCTCAACATGTTGACTGGAGCCAAAGACGTACCATCCCGGGGCAAAGGGGACCCTTCTGAGATTTTGTCCCCGACCACCCTGGCACTGCACAAG GTGTCCATAAGGAAGGACCTTGAGAGCCACGACTTTGGTTTCAGCGTATCCGACGGGCTCCTGGAGAAAGGGGTTTATGTCAACATGATCCGCCCTGATGGCCCCGCTGACGAGGCTGGGTTAAAACCTTTTGACCGAATTCTCCAG GTGAACCGTGTCAGGACCAGGGATTTGGACTGTTGTCTCACTGTTCCCCTAATTATAGAGGCAGGAGACAGCCTGGACTTGGTCATTAGCAGGAATCCACTGGCAGCCGCGGACACTGGGCTGCCCGACGACTGTGACGACCCCTCAAACACGCTGTTCTGCTTTCCCGAGCGCAGGACCAACAGCATCGCCCTGTGA